A region of Rhodospirillaceae bacterium DNA encodes the following proteins:
- a CDS encoding molybdopterin-dependent oxidoreductase: MFNRRNFLKLGATSAALPLAGGVSLARAKMLPIMGGKDFSPETGDERQLISSACWQCVTRCPNVNYIEDGRLVKIEGQPNSIRTEGKMCAKGQAGVNQVYDPDRILYPMKRVGKRGEGKWKRISWDDALGEIATRLKKLRDDGHPEKFMFHYGRMKASSSKLIKSVFLANYGTKTIGNHTSICEAGKWTSQELTWGKHYDNWDLDKTNFILNFGSGVLEAHTNHIPVAQRLARAMADRKVKMVTFDVRLSNTAAKSTQWVPVKPGTDLAVILAMSNVIMSEDLYQGDGEKFLKYCLVTPNHKAPVAEKVAALKAHLKQYTPEWAEKISGVSAKVIVDVAREFANAKPGCAISYRGAVGHYNGVETERAVQMLSAITGNIENPGGRCKGVGPSWKYPKGPKKKPKGKALKVTKGFKGKSLFPTHGVSHNVLSVIKDGKAGRPDVYMWYCYSPVYANGNVQENIDIMKDEKLIPFSVCVNPFYDESAALADIILPDATYLERWDYEDMVSPNQVPEYYIRQPVIKPLGEVRDFGDVACELAERMGFPLGFKTKQEFVQISCEKTPAIKALGGFEFMKKAGVWHDPKAKPKYFSHAKALSDKKMKAEGVIYDEDSGTYWNWKKAKAKSEAAAKAKGYRGTKNAYKGYVGVQVEGKAVAGFKPDKLPLSGMFEIYSPLLAAKKKPGLPTWIEVPEHQVMKAGELVLTTYKVAAQIHSRSQNCRWLTEIYHDNPAWINPDTAKALNIKDGDKIMVKSGIGELKTKARVTPAIIPGTVAISHHCGHWEYGRYASGKKAPFGKDDDQDSNIWWASRGAHPNWIIPNDPDPISGALRFQDTVVTVTKA, encoded by the coding sequence ATGTTTAATCGTCGCAATTTCCTAAAATTAGGCGCCACATCGGCAGCACTTCCATTAGCTGGCGGCGTCTCGCTCGCAAGAGCAAAGATGTTACCCATCATGGGCGGAAAAGATTTTTCGCCCGAGACGGGTGATGAACGTCAACTCATTTCCAGCGCATGTTGGCAGTGTGTGACTCGGTGTCCCAACGTGAACTACATCGAAGACGGGCGCTTGGTTAAAATCGAAGGCCAGCCGAATTCCATTCGCACGGAAGGTAAGATGTGCGCCAAGGGACAAGCTGGCGTCAACCAGGTCTATGATCCAGATCGCATTCTTTATCCCATGAAACGCGTCGGCAAACGCGGCGAGGGGAAATGGAAGCGAATCAGTTGGGATGATGCCTTGGGCGAAATCGCAACACGTCTGAAAAAACTTCGCGATGACGGCCATCCGGAAAAGTTCATGTTCCATTACGGACGCATGAAAGCCAGTTCGTCCAAGCTGATTAAAAGCGTCTTCCTCGCCAACTATGGCACCAAGACAATCGGCAACCACACCAGCATTTGTGAAGCTGGCAAGTGGACATCTCAGGAACTGACCTGGGGCAAGCACTATGACAACTGGGATTTGGATAAAACGAACTTTATCCTGAACTTCGGTTCCGGTGTCCTCGAAGCCCACACCAACCATATTCCTGTCGCTCAACGTTTGGCGCGGGCGATGGCTGACCGTAAGGTCAAGATGGTGACATTCGACGTCCGTCTATCCAATACGGCCGCGAAGTCTACTCAGTGGGTACCTGTTAAGCCGGGGACCGATCTTGCTGTCATCCTCGCCATGAGTAACGTCATCATGAGTGAAGACCTCTACCAAGGCGATGGCGAGAAATTCCTTAAGTACTGCTTGGTGACACCTAACCACAAAGCCCCTGTCGCTGAGAAAGTGGCGGCCCTGAAAGCGCACTTGAAGCAGTATACCCCTGAATGGGCAGAAAAGATCAGTGGCGTATCAGCGAAGGTTATCGTTGATGTGGCGCGCGAATTTGCCAACGCCAAACCGGGTTGCGCCATCAGCTATCGGGGTGCAGTCGGTCACTACAACGGTGTTGAAACCGAGCGTGCCGTTCAAATGTTATCAGCCATTACGGGCAATATCGAAAATCCGGGCGGCCGCTGCAAAGGCGTCGGGCCGAGCTGGAAATACCCGAAAGGACCGAAGAAGAAGCCCAAAGGCAAAGCATTGAAGGTCACGAAAGGCTTCAAGGGTAAGTCCTTGTTCCCGACCCATGGTGTCAGCCACAACGTGTTGTCTGTTATCAAGGACGGCAAAGCCGGACGACCGGATGTGTATATGTGGTACTGCTACTCGCCTGTTTATGCCAATGGCAACGTGCAGGAAAACATCGACATCATGAAGGACGAAAAACTGATCCCGTTCTCAGTCTGCGTCAACCCGTTCTATGACGAGTCGGCTGCATTGGCAGATATCATTCTTCCCGATGCCACTTATCTTGAACGGTGGGACTACGAGGACATGGTCTCGCCAAATCAAGTCCCCGAATATTACATTCGTCAGCCGGTTATTAAGCCGCTTGGGGAAGTGCGTGATTTCGGTGATGTTGCCTGTGAATTGGCGGAGCGTATGGGCTTCCCATTGGGCTTCAAGACCAAGCAGGAGTTCGTACAAATTTCCTGCGAAAAAACGCCGGCGATTAAAGCCCTTGGTGGTTTTGAGTTCATGAAGAAGGCTGGCGTCTGGCATGACCCCAAGGCTAAGCCGAAGTACTTCAGTCACGCGAAGGCTCTTAGTGATAAGAAGATGAAAGCAGAGGGTGTCATCTACGACGAGGACTCCGGTACTTACTGGAACTGGAAAAAAGCCAAGGCCAAGAGTGAAGCGGCGGCGAAGGCCAAAGGCTATCGTGGCACCAAGAACGCCTATAAAGGTTACGTGGGCGTCCAGGTCGAAGGTAAGGCGGTCGCCGGTTTCAAACCGGACAAACTTCCTCTCTCTGGAATGTTTGAGATCTACTCGCCTTTGTTAGCGGCGAAGAAGAAGCCTGGTCTGCCAACGTGGATCGAAGTGCCGGAACACCAAGTCATGAAGGCCGGCGAACTGGTCCTAACCACCTACAAGGTTGCGGCTCAAATCCATTCACGGTCGCAAAACTGCAGATGGCTGACCGAGATCTATCACGACAACCCAGCCTGGATTAACCCGGACACGGCGAAAGCCTTGAATATTAAGGACGGCGACAAAATCATGGTTAAGTCGGGGATTGGTGAACTTAAGACGAAAGCACGGGTTACGCCGGCCATTATACCCGGGACCGTTGCCATCTCTCACCACTGCGGTCATTGGGAGTATGGCCGATATGCCTCTGGTAAGAAGGCGCCGTTCGGCAAGGATGACGATCAAGACTCCAACATCTGGTGGGCCAGCAGAGGAGCCCATCCGAACTGGATCATCCCTAATGATCCGGATCCGATTAGCGGCGCTTTGCGCTTTCAAGATACCGTGGTCACAGTAACGAAAGCTTAG
- a CDS encoding DUF2478 domain-containing protein, with translation MMARSTMVTQTEVPIKTLDDCDFPLRFAAVVYLAKNSDRSGLARFVQAMKQANIHVGGLLQEKIAIGGTGMNRVEAIDIATENRFSINQPTLEQWQNRDCSLDTLTLTETAAVLRRAIEDRVELMVVEKFGNAERDGEGLSDEILCAIAAGIPVLVAVPDTSLEIWNDRTGGMGGVLNCEEDDLFHWWTSIQPLHQIQAIG, from the coding sequence ATGATGGCACGATCAACAATGGTGACACAGACCGAAGTTCCTATCAAAACGTTAGATGACTGTGATTTTCCTCTACGTTTTGCCGCTGTCGTCTATCTGGCGAAGAATTCAGATCGTTCAGGTCTTGCGCGGTTTGTTCAGGCCATGAAGCAGGCAAACATACATGTCGGAGGATTGCTTCAAGAGAAAATAGCAATCGGTGGAACAGGAATGAATCGAGTGGAGGCGATTGATATCGCGACAGAAAATAGATTTTCAATCAACCAACCGACACTCGAACAATGGCAGAACCGCGATTGCTCTCTCGATACTTTAACTCTTACAGAAACAGCGGCAGTGTTAAGGCGGGCAATTGAAGACAGAGTCGAACTCATGGTCGTTGAAAAATTTGGTAATGCGGAGCGTGACGGGGAAGGTTTAAGTGACGAAATACTTTGCGCCATCGCGGCAGGGATTCCTGTCCTGGTTGCAGTTCCAGATACCAGTCTCGAGATTTGGAACGACCGTACAGGCGGGATGGGGGGTGTCTTAAACTGCGAAGAAGATGACCTGTTCCACTGGTGGACTTCAATCCAGCCTTTACACCAAATTCAAGCCATCGGGTAG